Proteins encoded together in one Marmota flaviventris isolate mMarFla1 chromosome Y, mMarFla1.hap1, whole genome shotgun sequence window:
- the LOC139703540 gene encoding uncharacterized protein CXorf51A-like translates to MAKATKKSQKPNADMAQSTSSMKERKNMKTSYHHSRCGRGSKILKSTNKGKKTLQNNSSKRDSEKPSTSLKKSKKTKGTILFVHYHRLNEKLNREPEMENTPETSSISSDDLDSK, encoded by the exons ATGGCTAAGGCaaccaagaaatcacagaagcctAATGCAGATATGGCCCAGTCAACATCatcgatgaaagaaagaaagaatatgaagactTCCTATCATCACTCCAGATGCGGAAGAGGCAGCAAG ATACTAAAGTCCACCAATAAGGgtaaaaaaacacttcaaaataattcaagcaaaagagactcagaaaagccttccacatctctgaaaaaatctaagaaaactaaaggaaCAATACTCTTTGTTCATTATCATCggctaaatgaaaaactgaatagagagccagaaatggaaaatacccCAGAAACCTCCAGCATTTCAAGTGATGATCTGGACAGCAAGTAA